A single genomic interval of Cupriavidus necator N-1 harbors:
- a CDS encoding hydroxymethylglutaryl-CoA lyase — protein sequence MWLPNAPRRVSINEVSVRDGFQIEPEFVPTEEKIALIDQLSNTGLARIEITSFVSPKAIPNLRDAEAVARRIRRNPAVVYTALVPNVRGCERALDCALDEINLVMSASETHNLANMRMRCEQSLAQFAEVMQLARAGGLRASGCVATAFGCPFEGAIAPERVKWAAGRYLDLGMDSITLADTTGMADPRQVSALAESFLRWFPGVPLTLHFHNTRGMGLANVMAGLAAGVDSFDASLGGLGGCPFAPGATGNISTEDLVHMLEAAGIDTGVDLDRLLGAARGLPGLVGHDISGQVVKAGKSTDLHPVPEWVGAR from the coding sequence ATGTGGCTTCCCAATGCCCCCCGACGGGTCAGCATCAATGAAGTGTCCGTGCGCGACGGCTTCCAGATCGAGCCTGAATTCGTCCCGACCGAAGAGAAGATCGCGCTGATCGACCAGCTCTCGAACACCGGGCTGGCCCGCATCGAGATCACGTCGTTCGTGTCGCCCAAGGCGATCCCGAACCTGCGCGATGCCGAAGCCGTGGCCAGGCGCATCCGCCGCAATCCGGCCGTGGTTTATACCGCGCTGGTGCCGAACGTGCGCGGCTGCGAGCGGGCGCTGGACTGTGCCCTGGATGAGATCAACCTGGTCATGTCGGCCAGCGAAACGCACAACCTGGCCAACATGCGCATGCGCTGCGAGCAGTCCCTGGCGCAGTTCGCCGAGGTAATGCAGCTGGCCCGCGCCGGCGGCCTGCGCGCCAGCGGCTGCGTGGCGACCGCATTCGGCTGTCCGTTTGAAGGCGCGATCGCGCCGGAGCGCGTGAAATGGGCCGCGGGCCGCTACCTGGACCTGGGCATGGACAGCATCACGCTGGCCGACACCACCGGCATGGCCGACCCGCGCCAGGTGAGCGCGCTGGCCGAGTCCTTCCTGCGCTGGTTCCCGGGCGTGCCGCTGACCCTGCATTTCCACAACACGCGCGGCATGGGCCTGGCCAATGTGATGGCCGGGCTGGCCGCGGGCGTGGACAGCTTCGACGCGTCGCTGGGCGGGCTGGGCGGCTGTCCGTTCGCGCCGGGTGCGACCGGGAACATCAGCACCGAAGACCTGGTGCATATGCTCGAAGCCGCCGGCATCGATACCGGCGTCGACCTGGACCGCTTGCTCGGCGCGGCGCGCGGCCTGCCTGGGCTGGTCGGACACGATATCTCCGGGCAGGTGGTCAAGGCCGGCAAGAGCACGGACCTGCATCCGGTGCCGGAGTGGGTGGGCGCAAGGTAG
- the leuC gene encoding 3-isopropylmalate dehydratase large subunit, with amino-acid sequence MTEPDRPASLLDKLWASHVIHQEPDGPALIYIDRHLVNEVTSPQAFEGLRLNARKVWRAASVLATADHNVPTTARKLGIADPVSRAQVEALDQNCADTGIVNFGMDDPRQGILHVVGPERGATLPGMSIACGDSHTSTHGAFAAFAFGIGTSEVEQVLAAQCLWMKKPKSMLVRVEGELPRGVAAKDIALALIGRIGTAGATGHVIEFAGSTIRGLSMEARMTVCNMAIEAGARAGMVAVDETTLAYLDGRPQAPAGAMWDAATGYWRTLRSDPGATFDAVVELDATAIRPHVTWGTSPEMVVAIGERIPDPRDERDPVQRKSIEQALDYMGLLPNTPIEAVALDKVFIGSCTNARLEDLRAAAAVLRGRHVSPRIRQALVVPGSGLVKSQAEAEGLDQVFIAAGFEWREPGCSMCLGMNDDRLSAGERCASTSNRNFEGRQGPGGRTHLVSPQMAAAAAVAGHFIDVRSL; translated from the coding sequence ATGACTGAACCCGACCGCCCGGCGAGCCTGCTCGACAAGCTCTGGGCCAGCCACGTGATCCACCAGGAGCCGGACGGACCCGCGCTGATCTATATCGACCGGCACCTGGTCAACGAGGTGACCAGCCCGCAGGCCTTCGAAGGCCTGCGCCTGAACGCGCGCAAGGTGTGGCGCGCCGCTTCCGTGCTGGCAACGGCCGATCACAACGTGCCGACCACCGCGCGCAAGCTGGGCATTGCCGATCCCGTCAGCCGGGCGCAGGTCGAGGCCCTGGACCAGAACTGCGCAGACACCGGCATCGTCAACTTCGGCATGGATGATCCGCGCCAGGGCATCCTGCACGTGGTCGGTCCGGAACGCGGCGCCACCTTGCCCGGCATGAGCATCGCCTGCGGTGACTCGCACACGTCCACGCACGGCGCGTTCGCGGCGTTTGCGTTCGGCATCGGCACCTCTGAAGTGGAGCAGGTGCTGGCCGCGCAATGCCTGTGGATGAAGAAGCCCAAGTCGATGCTGGTGCGGGTGGAGGGCGAACTGCCCCGTGGCGTGGCCGCCAAGGACATCGCGCTGGCGCTGATCGGCCGCATCGGCACCGCCGGCGCCACCGGACATGTGATCGAGTTTGCCGGCAGCACGATCCGTGGCCTCAGCATGGAAGCGCGCATGACGGTGTGCAACATGGCGATCGAAGCGGGTGCGCGCGCCGGCATGGTGGCGGTGGATGAAACCACGCTGGCCTACCTGGACGGCCGTCCGCAGGCGCCGGCCGGTGCGATGTGGGACGCCGCCACCGGATACTGGCGCACGCTGCGCAGCGATCCTGGCGCCACCTTCGATGCCGTGGTGGAGCTGGACGCCACCGCGATCCGCCCGCACGTAACCTGGGGCACCTCGCCGGAAATGGTGGTGGCCATCGGCGAGCGCATTCCCGATCCGCGCGACGAGCGCGACCCGGTGCAGCGCAAGAGCATCGAGCAGGCGCTGGACTACATGGGCCTGCTGCCGAATACGCCGATCGAGGCGGTCGCGCTGGACAAGGTATTCATCGGCTCGTGCACCAATGCGCGCCTGGAAGACCTGCGCGCGGCGGCGGCCGTGCTGCGCGGGCGCCATGTCTCGCCGCGCATCAGGCAGGCTCTGGTGGTGCCGGGATCGGGGCTGGTCAAGTCGCAGGCCGAGGCCGAGGGGCTGGACCAGGTGTTCATCGCCGCCGGCTTCGAATGGCGCGAACCGGGCTGCTCGATGTGCCTGGGCATGAACGATGACCGCCTGTCGGCCGGCGAGCGCTGCGCGTCCACCTCCAACCGCAACTTCGAAGGCAGGCAGGGGCCGGGCGGGCGCACCCACCTGGTCAGCCCGCAAATGGCGGCCGCGGCCGCGGTGGCGGGCCACTTCATTGATGTGCGCTCGCTGTAG
- the leuD gene encoding 3-isopropylmalate dehydratase small subunit, whose product MRAFTTLDGLVAPLDRANVDTDAILPKQFLKSIRRSGFGPYLFDDWRYLDHGEPGQDCSSRPLNPDFVLNQPRYRGVSILLARENFGCGSSREHAPWALEDFGLRALIAPSFADIFYNNCLKNGLLPIVAAPDVVERLFAETAATPGYRLQVDLAALQVVTPSGEAIAFTLDPFKQHCLLNGLDDIALALRHAGQIQDYEQARRQREPWLFD is encoded by the coding sequence ATGAGAGCCTTTACCACGCTGGACGGCCTGGTGGCGCCGCTGGACCGAGCCAATGTCGATACCGACGCCATCCTGCCCAAGCAGTTCCTGAAGTCGATCCGGCGCAGCGGCTTCGGCCCCTACCTGTTCGACGACTGGCGCTACCTCGACCACGGCGAGCCAGGGCAGGACTGCAGCAGCCGGCCCCTCAACCCGGATTTCGTGCTGAACCAGCCGCGCTACCGCGGCGTCTCGATCCTGCTGGCGCGCGAGAACTTCGGTTGCGGCTCATCGCGCGAGCATGCGCCGTGGGCGCTGGAGGACTTCGGCCTGCGCGCGCTGATCGCGCCCAGCTTTGCCGACATCTTCTACAACAACTGCCTGAAGAACGGCCTGCTGCCGATCGTGGCGGCGCCGGACGTGGTCGAGCGCCTGTTCGCCGAGACCGCGGCCACGCCGGGCTACCGGCTTCAGGTGGACCTGGCCGCGCTGCAGGTGGTGACGCCGTCGGGCGAGGCCATTGCCTTCACGCTGGATCCGTTCAAGCAGCACTGCCTGCTGAACGGCCTGGACGATATCGCGCTGGCGCTGCGCCACGCCGGGCAGATCCAGGATTACGAACAGGCGAGGCGGCAACGCGAGCCCTGGCTCTTTGACTGA
- a CDS encoding Bug family tripartite tricarboxylate transporter substrate binding protein, producing MSWQFHTTHALRAAAFGLACLAGTDAALAQTYPTQPIRMVVPYAPGGTTDIIARQLAQRMSEKLGQPVVVENKSGANTVIGADAVAKAQPDGYTLLLTNDATFVLNPVVLPSVSYNVARDFAPVATIGYVPLVMAVSGSLPVDSVKDLAAYAKGRPQALSYGSFGSGSQPHLMGALFNKLAGTDLVHVPYKGSAPAVADVVGGQILMTFPALPTIRSFVAAKKLKVLAVSGDKRTRALPQVPTFAEAGYKDMDISAVYGVLAPAKVPRAVVDKLNATIREILDDKDFVEKHFAAQGMVPMKLSPAQFSQYIETQTRQTRKLVELSGVRVE from the coding sequence ATGTCCTGGCAATTTCATACGACCCACGCGCTACGTGCCGCAGCCTTCGGCCTGGCCTGCCTGGCAGGCACGGACGCCGCACTGGCGCAGACCTATCCCACGCAGCCGATCCGCATGGTGGTGCCTTATGCACCGGGCGGAACCACCGACATCATCGCCAGGCAACTGGCGCAGCGTATGTCCGAGAAGCTGGGGCAGCCGGTGGTGGTGGAAAACAAGAGCGGCGCCAATACCGTGATCGGCGCCGACGCGGTGGCCAAGGCTCAGCCCGACGGCTACACGCTGCTGCTGACCAACGATGCCACCTTCGTGCTCAACCCGGTGGTGCTGCCGTCGGTGTCGTACAACGTCGCGCGCGACTTTGCCCCGGTGGCGACGATCGGCTACGTGCCGCTGGTCATGGCCGTATCGGGCAGCCTGCCGGTGGACAGCGTCAAGGACCTGGCCGCGTATGCCAAGGGCCGCCCGCAAGCCCTCAGCTACGGCTCGTTCGGCAGCGGCAGCCAGCCGCACCTGATGGGCGCGCTGTTCAACAAGCTGGCCGGCACCGACCTGGTCCACGTGCCGTACAAGGGCTCGGCGCCGGCGGTGGCAGACGTCGTCGGCGGCCAGATCCTGATGACCTTCCCGGCGCTGCCGACGATCCGGAGCTTTGTTGCGGCAAAGAAACTCAAGGTGCTCGCCGTCAGCGGCGACAAGCGCACGCGCGCGCTGCCGCAGGTGCCCACCTTTGCTGAGGCCGGCTACAAGGACATGGATATCTCGGCCGTCTACGGCGTGCTGGCCCCGGCCAAGGTGCCGCGCGCGGTGGTCGACAAGCTAAACGCCACCATCCGCGAGATCCTGGATGACAAGGACTTCGTCGAGAAGCACTTCGCCGCGCAGGGCATGGTGCCGATGAAGCTGAGCCCGGCGCAGTTTTCGCAGTACATCGAGACGCAGACCCGCCAGACCCGCAAGCTGGTCGAGCTGTCCGGCGTCAGGGTCGAGTAG
- a CDS encoding NAD(P)-dependent oxidoreductase: MTSTNNARAVHAPRLGWIGVGAMGRPMCLNLLKAGYRLTVFDRVPAQCEAVAAAGATVAPAAQALVADSDVVFSTIFDDGGLRDLFLAPGGVAGAATADKVFVDMSTVSPDASAEVSAALAQRGAAFLRAPVSGTVSLATSAQLSCFVSGPRPAFDAVQPALACLTARQSYVGGADEARVIKLMINMMVFMSTAVIGEGLVFGARAGLDRALMVDAINDSIVGSAHYRTKAEQLKQRDYAAVGPISLVVKDLDLALAVARDNAVALPMSSLVRQYLALMQQRRQDHLDIAALADVLEWAGVPGAV, translated from the coding sequence ATGACCAGCACGAACAATGCACGCGCGGTGCATGCACCGCGGCTTGGATGGATCGGCGTTGGCGCCATGGGCCGGCCGATGTGCCTGAACCTGCTGAAGGCCGGCTACCGGCTCACGGTCTTTGACCGCGTGCCGGCGCAGTGCGAGGCGGTGGCCGCTGCAGGCGCCACGGTGGCGCCGGCAGCGCAGGCACTGGTGGCGGACTCCGATGTGGTGTTCTCGACGATCTTCGACGATGGCGGGCTGCGCGACCTGTTCCTGGCCCCTGGCGGCGTTGCCGGGGCCGCGACGGCAGACAAGGTCTTTGTCGACATGAGCACGGTCTCGCCCGACGCCTCGGCCGAGGTGTCCGCCGCGCTCGCGCAGCGCGGCGCCGCTTTTCTGCGCGCGCCGGTGTCGGGCACGGTATCGCTGGCCACCAGCGCGCAGCTGAGCTGCTTCGTGTCCGGGCCGCGGCCGGCCTTCGACGCGGTGCAGCCCGCCCTGGCGTGCCTGACCGCGCGCCAGTCCTACGTGGGCGGCGCGGACGAGGCCCGCGTCATCAAGCTGATGATCAACATGATGGTGTTCATGAGCACCGCGGTGATCGGCGAAGGGCTGGTCTTCGGCGCGCGCGCCGGGCTGGACCGCGCGCTGATGGTCGATGCGATCAACGACAGCATCGTCGGCAGCGCCCACTACCGCACCAAGGCAGAGCAGCTCAAGCAGCGCGACTACGCCGCCGTCGGCCCGATCTCGCTGGTGGTGAAGGACCTCGACCTGGCATTGGCGGTGGCCCGCGACAACGCGGTCGCGCTGCCGATGTCGTCGCTGGTGCGGCAATACCTGGCGCTGATGCAGCAGCGCCGGCAAGACCATCTCGACATCGCCGCGCTGGCCGATGTGCTCGAGTGGGCAGGCGTGCCCGGCGCAGTGTAA
- a CDS encoding ABC transporter substrate-binding protein, whose amino-acid sequence MNHNPITRAPRALFAAAGLALALAMPPVLAQGKPGAEPVRIGGLFSNTGGLAAVGQAEREGALLAQKVVNARGGIGGRPLEMIVEDDGSSPDSAVAKANALLHTHKVRAIVGPSGIAQTVAIGGITQAQKVPLFSFSGLGPAVVRERHCVFHLTPSQELNARAVLAYARDNGLKRVGVLNDSGYGQVVWTSLKTLDREYGVSFIQVEKFEIAATDVTTQAAKIKAATPDAIIVISTSPAPFRNVRS is encoded by the coding sequence ATGAACCACAACCCGATCACCCGGGCGCCACGCGCCCTGTTCGCCGCCGCCGGGCTTGCCCTGGCCCTGGCGATGCCGCCGGTGCTGGCCCAGGGCAAGCCCGGCGCCGAACCGGTCCGCATCGGCGGCCTGTTCTCGAACACCGGCGGCCTTGCCGCCGTGGGCCAGGCCGAGCGCGAAGGCGCGCTGCTGGCGCAGAAGGTCGTCAATGCCCGTGGGGGCATTGGCGGGCGGCCGCTGGAAATGATTGTCGAAGACGACGGCTCCAGCCCGGATTCCGCCGTCGCCAAGGCGAACGCGCTGCTCCATACGCACAAGGTTCGCGCCATCGTCGGGCCATCGGGTATTGCACAGACGGTTGCCATCGGCGGCATCACACAGGCGCAGAAGGTGCCCCTGTTTTCGTTCTCGGGACTGGGGCCCGCGGTAGTGCGTGAACGCCATTGCGTGTTCCACCTGACGCCGTCGCAGGAGCTCAACGCGCGTGCCGTGCTGGCCTATGCGCGCGACAACGGCCTGAAGCGCGTCGGCGTGCTGAATGACTCGGGCTACGGCCAGGTGGTCTGGACCAGCCTGAAGACGCTGGACCGCGAGTACGGCGTCAGCTTCATACAGGTGGAGAAGTTCGAGATCGCCGCCACCGATGTCACCACGCAGGCGGCCAAGATCAAGGCGGCCACGCCGGATGCCATCATCGTCATCTCGACCTCGCCCGCGCCGTTCCGCAACGTGCGCAGCTGA
- a CDS encoding ABC transporter substrate-binding protein, with product MPIISVHGTATYETVKAMGEAADNIIHPEFIVSEDPLPGQKEFVETFRKEYGKLPKHFSAVGWDAVMALAAGLKAAGADAPGDKLCSALRRPYQGVTSGYDFAAPDMGGRCRWRGGTSPPSPSSSAAAPAWCAPSRRRRCSST from the coding sequence GTGCCCATCATCTCCGTGCATGGCACGGCTACCTACGAGACCGTCAAGGCCATGGGCGAGGCCGCGGACAACATCATCCATCCCGAGTTCATCGTATCCGAAGACCCGCTGCCGGGGCAGAAGGAATTCGTCGAGACCTTCCGCAAGGAGTACGGCAAGCTGCCCAAGCATTTCTCGGCGGTAGGCTGGGATGCGGTCATGGCCCTGGCCGCGGGCCTGAAGGCGGCCGGTGCCGATGCGCCGGGCGACAAGCTGTGCAGCGCGTTGCGCCGGCCTTACCAGGGTGTCACCAGCGGCTACGACTTCGCCGCGCCCGACATGGGCGGCAGGTGTCGCTGGCGGGGCGGGACATCACCGCCGTCACCGTCCAGCAGCGCAGCCGCGCCGGCCTGGTGCGCACCTTCCAGACGCCGCAGGTGTTCGAGCACATGA
- a CDS encoding ATP-binding cassette domain-containing protein, whose product MSLAGRDITAVTVQQRSRAGLVRTFQTPQVFEHMTVLENLMAGCHKATHAGVLRAMLRTPASRRELAAMHDAALACAGKFGLERLLQHRAGTLPAGQRRIVELARACIGNPGLLLLDEPSSGLNSEEIACGAPPMGPGRHVLHYPLPGPRRRAAAPAGKP is encoded by the coding sequence GTGTCGCTGGCGGGGCGGGACATCACCGCCGTCACCGTCCAGCAGCGCAGCCGCGCCGGCCTGGTGCGCACCTTCCAGACGCCGCAGGTGTTCGAGCACATGACCGTGCTCGAGAACCTGATGGCAGGCTGCCACAAGGCCACCCACGCTGGCGTGCTGCGGGCGATGCTGCGCACGCCGGCATCGCGCCGCGAACTGGCGGCCATGCACGATGCCGCGCTGGCATGTGCCGGGAAATTCGGTCTGGAGCGCTTGCTGCAGCACCGGGCCGGCACCCTCCCGGCCGGCCAGCGGCGCATCGTCGAACTGGCGCGTGCCTGCATCGGCAATCCAGGACTGCTGTTGCTGGATGAACCGTCCTCGGGGCTGAACAGCGAAGAGATCGCATGTGGGGCACCACCGATGGGACCCGGACGACACGTACTTCATTATCCATTGCCTGGACCACGCCGACGCGCTGCCGCGCCGGCTGGCAAGCCATGA
- a CDS encoding LysR family transcriptional regulator gives MDIKQLRALLAVAETGSTTKAAERLHIVQPAVSRHIRLLEEDLGVELFERERHGMLLTDAGKTLAEYGRRALRELDRARAEIQPAAGLVSGTADIGLLPSCGELLAPELVATLRDRHPQLGVRLTVGYAGHLRQWLESGDVDAALMYDDKSVTGLQVQALLDEQLYLVGRPSTVPQAGPLSIMDLEGLALVLPNPPHGLRNVVEHAFAVSGIDLVIAAETNSLSVQKSLVAKGFAHTILPSSAISDDLARGTLAAAPIASPALSRRILLARLATRTQSTAASCATAALVSLMKRLVQDGVWRGATWIGA, from the coding sequence ATGGATATCAAGCAACTCCGTGCATTACTGGCCGTCGCAGAGACCGGCAGCACGACCAAGGCGGCGGAACGCCTGCACATCGTCCAGCCCGCCGTCTCCCGCCACATCCGGCTTCTCGAGGAGGATCTGGGTGTCGAACTGTTCGAGCGCGAACGGCACGGCATGCTGCTCACCGATGCCGGCAAGACCCTCGCGGAGTACGGCCGGCGTGCGCTGCGCGAACTGGATCGCGCCAGGGCGGAGATCCAGCCCGCCGCGGGTCTGGTCTCAGGCACGGCGGACATTGGCCTCCTTCCCAGTTGCGGCGAACTCCTGGCGCCGGAGCTGGTTGCCACGCTAAGGGACCGGCATCCGCAACTGGGCGTCCGCCTGACGGTAGGCTATGCCGGGCATTTGCGGCAGTGGCTCGAGTCGGGCGACGTGGATGCCGCGCTGATGTACGACGACAAGTCGGTCACGGGGCTGCAGGTGCAGGCCTTGCTCGACGAGCAGCTGTACCTGGTGGGGCGGCCAAGCACGGTGCCACAGGCCGGGCCGCTTTCCATCATGGACCTGGAGGGACTGGCGCTGGTGCTGCCGAATCCGCCGCATGGCCTTCGCAATGTGGTGGAGCATGCTTTTGCCGTTTCCGGTATTGACCTCGTTATTGCCGCCGAAACCAATTCGCTCAGCGTGCAGAAGTCGCTGGTCGCGAAGGGCTTCGCCCATACCATCCTGCCTAGTTCCGCCATCTCCGACGACCTGGCGCGTGGCACCCTGGCCGCCGCACCCATTGCCTCGCCGGCCCTGTCTCGCCGCATCCTTCTTGCGCGGCTTGCGACGCGCACCCAGTCCACCGCCGCCTCCTGTGCGACCGCCGCGCTCGTGTCGCTGATGAAGCGCCTGGTGCAGGACGGCGTCTGGCGCGGTGCGACATGGATCGGCGCGTAA
- a CDS encoding nuclear transport factor 2 family protein, with product MNEKTSADIAAVMTADDARYAAMLAGDVAALDALLADSLVYTHATARTEDKAAYLKAVSSGLVKYVELKRSEAVVQVYGPTAVMHGQLSLSVLREGSRKGMNGLFQSVWVRSDNQWQMAAWASVPQAFTSA from the coding sequence ATGAACGAGAAGACGAGCGCCGACATTGCGGCGGTGATGACGGCGGATGACGCGAGATATGCGGCCATGCTGGCCGGCGACGTGGCCGCGCTGGATGCGTTGCTTGCGGATTCCCTGGTCTACACGCATGCGACTGCGCGTACGGAAGACAAGGCTGCCTATCTCAAGGCGGTATCGAGCGGTCTCGTCAAATACGTCGAGCTGAAGCGGTCAGAGGCTGTCGTGCAGGTCTATGGGCCGACCGCCGTCATGCACGGACAGCTTTCGCTCAGTGTGTTGCGCGAGGGTAGCCGCAAGGGCATGAACGGCCTGTTCCAGAGCGTCTGGGTCAGGTCGGACAACCAATGGCAAATGGCGGCCTGGGCGTCTGTGCCGCAAGCGTTCACATCCGCGTGA
- a CDS encoding putative quinol monooxygenase: MSEKNVVLAVNCRIRSDKVKELMAELLANAEASRAEPGCLHFDVSVDKDDPTKIMYYEVYRDQAAIDSHAQTAHHKRWVTEGAPLLEVRQPVRLSRTAP; encoded by the coding sequence ATGAGCGAAAAGAACGTGGTCCTGGCAGTGAACTGCCGGATCCGGAGCGACAAGGTGAAGGAGCTGATGGCGGAGTTGCTGGCGAATGCGGAAGCCTCCCGCGCGGAGCCGGGCTGCCTGCATTTCGACGTCAGCGTCGACAAGGACGATCCGACCAAGATCATGTACTACGAGGTCTACCGGGACCAGGCGGCGATCGATTCACACGCGCAGACCGCTCACCACAAGCGATGGGTGACCGAAGGCGCGCCGCTTCTCGAAGTGCGGCAGCCGGTGCGGCTGTCACGCACGGCGCCGTGA
- a CDS encoding putative quinol monooxygenase translates to MSERKQVVVVACQPKAGKRQQLLDELEKNRMAALQIEAGCLQFDVTTAEDSDERIVVYEVYRDLAALEAHQQTPHFKRFLQEGIPLFAEHDLAIYERVAP, encoded by the coding sequence ATGAGCGAGAGAAAGCAAGTGGTGGTGGTGGCCTGCCAGCCGAAGGCCGGCAAGCGGCAGCAACTGCTGGATGAGCTGGAGAAGAACCGCATGGCGGCACTGCAGATCGAAGCCGGTTGCCTGCAGTTCGATGTGACGACCGCCGAGGACAGCGACGAGCGGATTGTCGTCTACGAAGTCTACCGGGATCTGGCGGCGCTGGAGGCGCATCAGCAGACGCCGCATTTCAAGAGATTCTTGCAGGAGGGCATCCCGTTGTTCGCCGAGCACGACCTGGCGATCTACGAGCGCGTCGCACCCTGA
- a CDS encoding MFS transporter, with the protein MINSDSTISTSLPAQIGKEEEDKVFRRVTRGILPLLFICSMIALFDRFIVGFAKLQITEAFGLSAAAYGFGAGIFSLGYLLFEVPSNVILARVGAKKWIARIMVSWGIVTVGTILVRTPEQFYMARFLLGLMEAGFYPGIVYYLSGWFPRARFGRVMALLLLVFPISNLFIGPLSGWILESMSGTAGLAGWQWLFVVMGIPAILMGFVFFLLVADKPQDAKWLSAHEKRIVLDAIARDRASRHESGGWFLAFKDWRVWALGAIMAGGYLGLYGIVFWLPTMVQSAGVSGFRNIGLIASIPWIGTVLVTLVLGYSSDYFQERRGHFCFAVLLGALGFVISVQSSTNIYVTIAGLSVACAFLFACFPPAWALASTLLVGQSAACGLALVNTVASFGSFIGPYLMGIGQERTGGLTAPLMVLAAICSVSALAIWLIPAHAPDQSGAGSRALKDAKTGGSVADSMAQ; encoded by the coding sequence ATGATCAATTCTGATTCGACTATCAGCACAAGCTTGCCGGCGCAGATCGGCAAGGAAGAAGAGGACAAGGTATTCCGGCGCGTGACGCGAGGCATCCTGCCGCTGCTGTTCATCTGCTCTATGATTGCGCTGTTCGACCGTTTCATCGTCGGCTTTGCCAAGCTGCAGATCACCGAGGCCTTCGGCCTGTCCGCCGCGGCCTACGGTTTTGGCGCCGGGATCTTCTCGCTCGGCTACCTGCTGTTCGAAGTGCCGAGCAACGTCATCCTGGCGCGCGTGGGTGCGAAGAAATGGATTGCCAGGATCATGGTGAGCTGGGGCATCGTCACGGTCGGGACGATCCTGGTGCGCACGCCGGAGCAGTTCTATATGGCCCGGTTCCTGCTGGGCCTCATGGAGGCGGGCTTCTACCCCGGCATCGTCTATTACCTGTCCGGCTGGTTCCCGCGGGCGCGCTTTGGCCGGGTCATGGCATTGCTGTTGCTGGTGTTCCCGATCAGCAACCTGTTCATTGGCCCGTTGTCCGGCTGGATCCTGGAGTCGATGTCCGGCACCGCCGGGCTGGCCGGGTGGCAATGGCTGTTTGTCGTCATGGGCATCCCGGCGATCCTGATGGGCTTCGTGTTCTTCCTGCTGGTCGCGGACAAGCCCCAGGACGCAAAGTGGCTCAGTGCACATGAGAAGCGCATCGTCCTCGACGCAATCGCCAGGGATCGTGCATCCAGGCATGAGTCGGGCGGCTGGTTCCTGGCGTTCAAAGACTGGCGCGTGTGGGCGCTCGGCGCAATCATGGCGGGCGGCTATCTCGGCCTGTACGGCATCGTCTTCTGGCTGCCCACGATGGTGCAGTCGGCCGGCGTCAGCGGCTTCCGCAACATTGGCCTGATCGCCTCCATTCCCTGGATTGGCACCGTGCTGGTGACGCTGGTGCTCGGCTACTCGTCCGACTATTTCCAGGAGCGTCGCGGGCATTTCTGTTTCGCCGTCCTCCTGGGAGCGCTGGGCTTCGTGATCAGCGTCCAGTCAAGCACCAACATCTACGTAACCATTGCCGGCCTCAGCGTTGCCTGCGCCTTCCTGTTCGCGTGCTTTCCGCCCGCCTGGGCGCTGGCGTCCACGCTGCTGGTCGGGCAGAGCGCCGCGTGCGGGTTGGCCCTGGTCAACACGGTTGCGTCGTTCGGTTCCTTTATCGGGCCTTACCTGATGGGGATTGGCCAAGAAAGGACGGGCGGACTGACGGCGCCGCTGATGGTGCTGGCTGCCATCTGTTCGGTCTCTGCGCTGGCCATCTGGCTGATTCCGGCCCATGCCCCCGACCAGTCAGGCGCCGGCAGCCGCGCGTTGAAGGACGCCAAGACAGGCGGATCGGTGGCGGATTCCATGGCGCAATAA
- a CDS encoding nuclear transport factor 2 family protein, with protein MKDETKRKITSVLIADDQRHAAMIGGDMAGLDRLLGGDLVYIHGSARQDDKQQYLASIASGAVKYLDIKRTAAAVQVYGDTAVVHGHIAIQGMSSGEKRLIDSLFQSVWVLASFGWQMVGWASIPTGKAQA; from the coding sequence ATGAAAGACGAAACCAAAAGAAAGATCACCTCGGTCCTCATTGCTGACGACCAGCGGCATGCCGCGATGATCGGCGGCGATATGGCAGGCCTGGACCGGCTGCTGGGCGGCGACCTGGTCTACATCCACGGCAGCGCGAGGCAGGACGACAAGCAGCAATATCTCGCCTCCATCGCGAGCGGCGCGGTGAAGTACCTCGACATCAAGCGCACGGCGGCAGCGGTCCAGGTGTATGGGGATACCGCGGTGGTTCACGGCCACATTGCGATCCAGGGCATGTCCAGTGGCGAGAAGCGGCTGATCGACAGCCTCTTCCAGAGCGTGTGGGTGTTGGCTTCTTTTGGCTGGCAGATGGTCGGGTGGGCGTCCATCCCGACTGGCAAGGCGCAGGCATAA